A part of Rattus rattus isolate New Zealand chromosome 6, Rrattus_CSIRO_v1, whole genome shotgun sequence genomic DNA contains:
- the Cops7a gene encoding COP9 signalosome complex subunit 7a encodes MSAEVKVTGQNQEQFLLLAKSAKGAALATLIHQVLEAPGVYVFGELLDMPNVRELADSDFASTFRLLTVFAYGTYADYLAEARNLPPLTEAQKNKLRHLSVVTLAAKVKCIPYAVLLEALALRNVRQLEDLVIEAVYADVLRGSLDQRNQRLEVDYSIGRDIQRQDLSAIAQTLQEWCVGCEVVLSGIEEQVSRANLHKEQQLGLKQQIESEVANLKKTIKVTTAAAAAATSQDPEQHLTELREPAPGTNQRQPSKKASKGKGLRGSAKIWSKSN; translated from the exons ATGAGTGCGGAGGTGAAGGTGACAGGGCAGAACCAGGAGCAATTTCTGCTCCTTGCCAAGTCGGCTAAGGGGGCAGCACTGGCCACACTCATCCACCAGGTGCTGGAGGCCCCTGGTGTCTACGTGTTTGGGGAACTGCTGGATATGCCTAATGTTAGAGAG CTGGCAGACAGCGACTTTGCCTCCACGTTCCGGCTGCTCACCGTGTTTGCCTATGGGACCTATGCTGACTACTTAG CTGAAGCCAGGAACCTCCCCCCACTTACTGAGGCTCAGAAGAACAAGCTTCGACATCTGTCAGTTGTCACTCTGGCTGCCAAAGTCAAG TGTATCCCATATGCAGTGTTGCTGGAGGCTCTCGCCCTTCGTAACGTGCGCCAGCTGGAAGATCTCGTGATCGAGGCCGTGTATGCTGATGTCCTTCGTGGATCTCTGGACCAGCGCAATCAGCGGCTAGAGGTTGACTACAGCATTGGACGGGACATCCAGCGCCAGGACCTCAGCGCCATCGCCCAAACCCTGCAAGAGTG GTGCGTAGGCTGTGAGGTTGTGCTGTCAGGCATTGAAGAGCAAGTCAGCCGAGCCAACCTGCACAAGGAGCAGCAGCTGGGCCTGAAGCAGCAGATCGAGAGTGAG GTTGCCAACCTTAAGAAAACCATTAAAGTTACAACAGCGGCCGCTGCTGCCGCCACTTCCCAGGACCCTGAGCAACACCTGACAGAActgagagaaccagctcctggtacCAACCAGCGCCAGCCCAGCAAGAAAGCCTCAAAGGGCAAGGG ACTCCGAGGGAGCGCCAAGATTTGGTCCAAGTCGAACTGA
- the Mlf2 gene encoding myeloid leukemia factor 2 — protein MFRFMRDVEPEDPMFLMDPFAIHRQHMSRMLSGGFGYSPFLSITDGNMPATRPASRRMQAGAVSPFGMLGMSGGFMDMFGMMNDMIGNMEHMAAGGNCQTFSSSTVISYSNTGDGAPKVYQETSEMRSAPGGIRETRRTVRDSDSGLEQMSIGHHIRDRAHILQRSRNHRTGDQEERQDYINLDESEAAAFDDEWRRETSRYRQQRPLEFRRHEASVGGGRRAEGPPRLAIQGPEDSPSRQSRRYDW, from the exons ATGTTCCGCTTCATGAGGGACGTGGAGCCTGAGGATCCCATGTTCCTGAT GGACCCCTTTGCAATTCACCGTCAGCATATGAGCCGCATGTTGTCAGGTGGCTTTGGATATAGCCCCTTCCTAAGCATCACAGATGGTAACATGCCAGCAACCAGGCCTGCCAGCCGCAGGATGCAG GCTGGGGCTGTCTCTCCCTTTGGGATGTTGGGAATG tcTGGCGGCTTCATGGACATGTTTGGGATGATGAACGACATGATTGGGAACATG GAGCACATGGCCGCCGGAGGCAACTGCCagaccttctcttcctccaccgtCATCTCCTACTCCAACACTGGGGATGGTGCCCCCAAGGTTTACCAGGAGACATCTGAGATGCGCTCTGCCCCAGGCGGG ATCCGGGAGACACGGAGGACTGTCCGGGACTCAGACAGTGGCCTAGAGCAGATGTCCATTGGGCATCACATTCGGGATAGGGCCCACATCCTCCAGCGCTCCCGAAACCACCGCACGGGGGACCAGGAGGAGCGGCAGGACTACATCAACCTGGACGAAA GTGAGGCAGCAGCGTTCGATGATGAATGGAGAAGGGAGACATCTCGATACAGGCAGCAACGTCCTCTGGAATTTCGACGGCATGAGGCGTCTGTGGGTGGGGGACGAAGGGCTGAGGGGCCTCCCCGCCTGGCTATCCAGGGACCTGAGGACTCGCCCTCCCGACAGTCCCGTCGCTATGACTGGTGA